The nucleotide sequence ATCGATAATAGCCATGTATAGAACCACCAACGCTTTTTGCTGACTTTCATTAATTGATAAATGACGACGACCATGATTGTCAATAGTATGACCCCTACCCAAAAGCTTATCAGTTCCTCTCTGAACCAATCAGAAAACAACTGTGTTGAGACCTGATATTCTTTTGCTAACTGATAGTTGTACCATTTAAGTGGAAAAGTAAGAGCCCAAGTTATGAGGGAAAGCAACGTTACGTAAATGGCTGTATGTACGATAGAGTACCTTGTGACATCCCCTGACCATGTTCGGAAGCGCTGCGATAAACCTAGAATGAGAACAACTAAGTAAATCAGCCACTCTAATGGAATATTAATGAAATAGATCAAATTGCGAAACGTCGCGAACTCTTGTGATAACGTCAACTGTTCTGCTGTCATAAATGTCTGTGGATCAGCCGCGGTCCCAACGAGTGTTTCTGGAATGCTCGTGTCCACACGGAACAAATACCAGCTGATGGCAAGACTATATACAAGAAATAAGAGTAGAAAAACAAGTAAATGTTTGCGCAAGGTCCACCTCTCCCTTGATCCTGTCATTAACTCAACCTACTCTATTCTTATAAAGCTTGTTTGCTTTTCATGCTTCTTTTCTGTAAAAATGAATTGTATTTGCTGTTAGTTGTAATTGAACTTCACTAACTGACAATTCTTTGACCTCCGCTAGTTTATGTATTACATCCCACAAAAATAAAGGTGTCGTTGCTTTTCCCTCAAATGGTCCATTAAACCGCCATGGTCCATCGGTTTCAATCAGCAGCTGATCAAGCGGAACACGGCTAGCCAGCTGCTGATCTCGCTCACGATAAACAACTTCAGGAGTAACAGATATAAAATAGCCAGCTTCTATCATCTTAGTTAACGTATCAGCGTCAGCTTTTAACCAATGAAAGTGAGCTGCTTTTATCTTATGATGCTGAAGGACGGCCAATGCCCGTTTTGCTTTATCATGAACAGCATGAATTGCAACAGGAAGCTGTTGCTGTTTGGCCTGTTGAAGAAATTCACTAAATACGTTCAGGTGCTTCTGCCATTCCCTTTCATTTAGCTCGGCTATACTATAATGTGGCAATCCGATCTCACCGATCGCATCAATCAAATCACGTTCGTTATTTAAAAGCGAAAAGATTTCATTGAGCTCATGATCGGTTGGCGGTTGCTGTTCCGGGTGATAGCCAATAGCAGCGATAATAAAATTAGGAAATTCCTGCTTAAGTCGTAACGTTCGATAAGATGAAGCTAGATCGGTGGAAACCGCTACAACTTGTGTAATGCCTGCATCTTGCCAGTGATCGATCATCAATTCAAGCTGATCATGTGGATATTTATCGAGATGAAGATGTGCATCAATCATTTGTTTCCCTTCTTCCCACTGACTTACTTATTTTTTTTGCAAATGCGTCAGCTGCAGCAAACATTTGCTCATATTCTGTTCGACTAGCAAGAACAACATTTCCAAAATGGAGATGATCAATGACCTCTAATCCACAAAATGAAAAAATACCATCACCTAAGGTTTGATAGATACTTTTGAGCATTCCTGTTTGCTGATACTCTTCTTTCGGTGTCCCCGACGTACAAATGGTCGCTACCTTTTTCCCAGTTAGTTTTGGAATTGGACATTCGCCATCAAGTTCATATGCAAATCGGTAAGAAAAAACACGATCAATATAGCCCTTACCTAGTGCGGGAAGTCCCGCCCACCATACCGGAAACACCAATGTAATCACATCTGCTGCTTCGATGTATTCGTGTTCTGCCTTTACATCTTGTCTGTACATGCCATGAAACGATTCCTCATACTCGGTTTGAGTGAGCAAGGGATCAAAGTTTAGTTCATATAATCGTCTGACAACGACATGTTCACCTAGTTTTACAAGCGCAGATTCATAGGTCCTTAATAGAGCTCCATTGAAGCTATCTCGAGTTGGATGCATATAAATAATCAAATGATTGGCCATAACTTCCGTCTCCTTTGCTTCAATTATAGTACCTGATAAATCTCAAGATCCATTTTCAAACATAAAAAACGCCAAAAAAATAAGTAGTGTAACCACACTACATCAATCTATTGCCTTGCGATCGTCATCGCTTCTTTCATCATTTGAACCATCTGTGTTGTTGCTACACGTGGTTTTCGATTAAGGTGTTTCTTTAAGCGCATACAGCAATCTTCATATAAGTTAAAGGCTTTTGATAACTTATTTTTACGATAATAACTATACATTAAGAGTCGATATGCCTCTTCCCATTTCTCATCAACTACTAATATAGTTTCACAAACTTCAATCGCTTTATCAAATTGTTCCTCTGCCACAAATAACTGGGCAAGTTTTTCAGAAGCTTGTAAGTATAACTGAGTACGGTCTTCGGTATGAGTTGATGTAACTGGAGGTACATGCGCAAGGTCGAGTATGCTTAGCGCCTGAATCAATTTCTGCTTTGCTCGATCACGGTTTCTTTCTTCAAGACCTTCATCAATTAAATCCTTAAATGTACGTTCATTGAATAGCATAGGAGCGTGCTCGTTCGCATGTTGCATATAAACACCTCTTTCCATAACTTTTAATAGAAAGCGCTTTCCCTATTTACAAAAGAAAAAGAAGGTACTTCATACTTCATTCGCTTATAAGTTTTCTCAATATTTAATATTTTAACACAATTTAACTTTTATTTGGAGTCAAATCAATAAGAAAATCTAATTTATCCCTATATTTATGCAGAACTCTAGTGTTAGTTGGTTAGTAATTAGTCGTTAGGAAAAAAACTGACTTCCCAGTTCCTCCATTAACTTCTTTCAAACTAATTTATTCGTTATAACCAAATGTTTCCGAGTGGGAAACATTCCCTTCACTTATCAACCACCGTTCGTAATGGCACCACTCCGAGGGAACTCTGAGCGGATCCACACTAATGATGGCTCTGCTATTTTAATTCTAGCAGAGCCACTTTTAACTACACTCGTGGATATTCCTGGATGAGCGGGTGTAGCATCATTTCATCGATGACGACATGTTTTGGAGCGCTCGCCATATATACAACAGCATCAGCGACGTCATCGGCTTTTAGCCAATCTTCCTTATGAGGTTCACCTTGCTTTGATTGATTAAAATACGTATCGATCATTCCCGGATTTATCGTACCAACACGAATGCCATACTCCCTTACTTCTTGTGCTAATGACCCGGAAAAGGCCTGAACGGCATATTTTGTGGCGGTATAGGCCGTTCCTTTTGGCATCGTACGTCTCCCAACATCAGAAGAGATCGTAATAATCGTTCCTTCTTCCCTCTCCTTCATATGAGGTACGACAGCTTTTGAACACAAAAATACGCCTTGTACATTAATGTTAAATAGTCGTTGCCACTCTTCAAGCGTGATATCTTCGATGTACTTAAAGAGACCTACCCCAGCATTGTTTACAAGGGTATCAATCGAACCGAACTGCTTGAGTGTAGCCTCTACAAATGCTTCAACATCACTTTCTTCTGACACATCTGCTTGACAGGCAAGCGCACGATAGCCAGCTTGTGTTAACTCTTCTGCAACCTCATGAATGTCAGATGAACGTCCAACAATCGTTACGTTCATGCCTTCTTTTGCTAACTTCCAAGCAATCGATTTACCAAGACCTCGAGACGACCCAGTTATAATCGCCGTTTTATTTTCTAACATATCATTCATTCCCTTCAGATGACACTTTCGTGTTGTAGTGTTCCCATCCATTATTTTGACATAACAAAAATACAAGCACAAAACAACTGCCTGTATGATTGCTCGTATGGTCAATGCTAATCAGCTATTATAGACAACCGTTTAAGGGCTGTTCCTAAAGATTCATTCATCCCTTAGGACAGCCCTTAAACACGCACACTAACGGTCATATAAATCAAGTAGTTGTCTCACCGCAAGCGTAGCTGATGCCTTCCCATCAATGACATTTTGTTCAACCATTGGCATGCTCTTTACAACCTCTGGGTGTTGATAAAAGCGTGACATCAGTTGGTCTTCGATTAATGTTTTCATCCAATCTAATGTTTGCTTCCGCCTACGCTCCTCAAAGAGACCATTTTTTACTGTGATCTCTTTATACTCATGAACAACATCCCAAATCGTCGGCACTCCTTCACCCGTTAACGCAGAGACAGTATAGGCTTTCGTCTCCCATCCTTCTGTTGCTGGCTGTAAATAATGGAGCAAACGATTGTACTCAACCTTCGCATTTAAAGCGGCTTGTTTATTTTGTCCATCCGCTTTATTAATGAAAATCGCATCCGCAATTTCCATGACTCCTTTTTTCATGCCTTGGAGCTCATCTCCAGCCCCGGTTAACATTAATACTAAAAAGAAATCCACCATCGAACGAACCGTGATTTCACTTTGTCCGACTCCAACCGTTTCAACAATGATAACATCAAACCCAGCAGCCTCACAGATCAATAGCGTTTCTCGGCTTTTTCTAGCGACTCCCCCGAGCGTACCGCTAGAAGGGGATGGTCTGACAAAGGCATTTTTATTCCTTGATAATTGCTCCATCCGCGTTTTATCACCGAGGATACTTCCTCGTGAGACGCTACTCGATGGATCGACGGCTAACACGGCAACTTTATGTCCACGCTCGCAAAGCATAGAGCCAAAGGACTCGATTAACGTACTTTTCCCTGCTCCAGGAACACCGGTAAAACCAATCCGAACTGAATTTCCTGTATGGGGCATTAACTGTTGTAATACCTCTTGTGCGATCTCCATATGGGCTTGTGAGTTACTCTCAACAAGCGTAATCGCTTGAGCAATGATCGCTCGGTTTCCTTCTAACACACCATTAACATAATCATCGACCGTTAACTTGCGGCGACGAGGGATAGAGCGAGCTGGACGTGTCTCTTTGTTTGACTCTTTTTCGCGACTCATTCCATCATGTCCCCCTTCGATCCCATCCAAATAATTCGTCGTAAACGCTTGATTTGGTTGTTTGGGTGTCCATTCTGGCCGGTCTTTTTTATTCATTGCCGTCATCTTCGTACCCTAAGCGACGATTAACCTCTTCTAAAACCTTTTGTGCTGCCACTGGGATTACTGTACCTGGTCCAAAAATAGCCGCTGCGCCATTTTCCTGCAGGTAGTCATAATCTTGGGCTGGAATAACACCACCAATAACAACAATGATGTCTTCACGACCAAGCTTTTTCAACTCTTCTACCACTTGTGGAAGCAACGTTTTATGGCCTGCTGCAAGTGAACTCATTCCGAGCACATGAACATCATTTTCAACCGCTTGCAAGGCAGCTTCTTCCGGAGTTTGGAATAACGGACCGATATCGACATCAAATCCCATATCAGCAAACGCCGTTGAAATCACTTTCGCACCACGATCATGACCATCTTGCCCCATTTTAGCAACCATAATCCGAGGTCTACGCCCTTCATTAACCGCAAATTCATCGGCCATCTCACGTACAACTTTTACTTCTTCTTCCTCACCAAACTCTGAGCTATATACACCACTAATCGACCTAATCACCGCCTTGTGACGCCCGACAACCTTTTCATAGGCGTCAGAGATTTCACCTAAGCTTGCACGTGCACGAGCCGCTTCAACCGCAAGCTCTAACAAGTTACCTTCACCTGTTTCAGCTGCCTTCGTAATTGCATTAAGGGTAGCATCAACTTTCGCTTGATCACGTTCAGCTCGTAATGTTTCTAAACGACGAAGCTGTGCTTCACGAACCGCTGTGTTGTCGATATCAAGGATCTCTAATGGATCTTCTTTCTCTAACCGATATTTGTTCACACCGATCACCGCTTCTTTTCCAGAATCGATGTGTGCTTGACGACGGGCTGCCGCTTCTTCAATTCTCATTTTCGGAAGACCTGTTTCAATCGCTTTTGCCATTCCGCCAAGTTCTTCAATTTCTTCGATATGTGCCCACGCTTTTTTAACGAGTTCTGCAGTTAACGATTCGACGTAATATGAACCGCCCCACGGGTCAAGCACATTTGTAATTCCTGATTCATCTTGTAAGTAAAGTTGTGTATTACGGGCAATTCGCGCTGAGAAGTCAGTTGGCAACGCAATTGCTTCATCAAGTGCGTTCGTGTGCAACGATTGTGTATGCCCCAGCGCTGCTGCCATCGCTTCTACACACGTTCGAACAACATTGTTGTACGGGTCTTGCTCCATGAGGCTCCATCCCGAGGTTTGTGAATGCGTTCGTAACGCTAGTGATTTTTCATTTTTCGGGTTAAATTGCTTCATTAATTTCGCCCAAATTAAACGACCGGCACGCATTTTTGCCACTTCCATATAGTAGTTCATGCCAATCGCCCAGAAAAACGATAACCGCGGTGCAAACGCATCAATATCAATGCCAGCTTTTAGTCCGGTTTTGACATATTCTAATCCGTCAGCTAATGTGTAGCCTAATTCAATATCAGCCGTTGCCCCTGCTTCTTGCATATGATAGCCAGAAATACTAATACTATTAAACTTCGGCATATGCTTTGACGTATATTCAAAGATATCAGCAATCGCTTTCATAGATGCTTCTGGAGGGTAAATATACGTATTACGAACCATGTACTCTTTTAAAATATCATTTTGAATCGTACCAGCTAACTGTTCCTTTTTAACTCCTTGCTCTTCTGCTGCCACGATATAAAACGCCATAATCGGAAGAACAGCACCGTTCATCGTCATTGATACCGACATTTGATCAAGCGGAATCCCATCAAAAAGGATTTTCATATCTAAAATCGAATCTACCGCGACACCCGCTTTACCAACATCACCGACAACTCGTGGGTGATCGGAATCATAACCTCGGTGAGTTGCAAGGTCAAAGGCAATCGATAACCCTTTTTGCCCTGCCGCTAAGTTACGACGATAAAATGCATTACTTTCCTCAGCTGTCGAAAACCCAGCATATTGCCTTACCGTCCATGGCCGCGCTTTATACATAGCTGGATACGGTCCACGGAAGAATGGAGGAATCCCAGCTACATAATCAAGGTGTTTCATGCCTTCAGTATCTTCTTTCGTATATAACGGTTTCACGTCAATTTGTTCAAGCGTCTTAAAGAGAAGGTCATCGACGGGTTTCCCTGTCACTTCTTCTGCTTGCACTCGCCATTTTGCTACATCTTCCATTTCGGACGGTTCTTTATATACGATTTGTGAAAAATCCGGTCTACTCATGATAGCGTGACTCCTTTCTCTTGTTGAAGCTTTGCAAGCACTTCGTAACAATTTGAACCGATGTGGATAAAACCATCTAAACCTGCTGCTTCAAACAATGCTCTATCTTCTTCTGAAGGCTTTCCTGCTAGGAACACGGATGTCTCTGACTTTGATTCTTTCACTTGTTTCGTGATTGGAGCTACCATCTCTTGATAACTCTCATCTTTTCCGCAAATGACAACGATTTCAGCATTTGCTTCTAGCGCTGCTTCTGCTGCCTCATTTGCTTGATCAAAACCATCATTTTTGATCACTTCAAACCCACCAACTTCAAAGAAACCAGTAATAAAGTCAGCACGTGCTTTGTGGCTTGGGATTGGACCAAGGTTTGCCAAGAACACCTGTGGTCGCTTACCTGTTTTCTCATACATCTCTTCTGTTTTCTTCCGTAACTGTTCAAACTTCTCTGCACCGCGCCCTTGTGGAATCGCTGTTACTTCTATCGAATTCGTTGTCTTGCCAAGAGCTTCTGCGAGATCAGCAATCGTCGCTCCTTCTTTTGCAGCCCGAATCGCTTGCTCGATCCGGTCGGTACCTGTTGCCTGCTTTACTTCAACAAGATTGTAAACACGTCCCGCTTGTTCAACTGCTGCAATATGATTAGCAATGGCTGATTGATCATCTTCTGGCTTAATGTTGACTGGCTTTTCAGTCATATTGGCATACATGTTTGTACCTACAAATTTATCCTTGCGATGCTCAATATTTTTGGCTCGTTTTTCACGTACCTCAGCTACTTTCGCTTGTGGTTGCCCTG is from Desertibacillus haloalkaliphilus and encodes:
- a CDS encoding SDR family oxidoreductase, which codes for MLENKTAIITGSSRGLGKSIAWKLAKEGMNVTIVGRSSDIHEVAEELTQAGYRALACQADVSEESDVEAFVEATLKQFGSIDTLVNNAGVGLFKYIEDITLEEWQRLFNINVQGVFLCSKAVVPHMKEREEGTIITISSDVGRRTMPKGTAYTATKYAVQAFSGSLAQEVREYGIRVGTINPGMIDTYFNQSKQGEPHKEDWLKADDVADAVVYMASAPKHVVIDEMMLHPLIQEYPRV
- a CDS encoding NAD(P)H-dependent oxidoreductase; amino-acid sequence: MANHLIIYMHPTRDSFNGALLRTYESALVKLGEHVVVRRLYELNFDPLLTQTEYEESFHGMYRQDVKAEHEYIEAADVITLVFPVWWAGLPALGKGYIDRVFSYRFAYELDGECPIPKLTGKKVATICTSGTPKEEYQQTGMLKSIYQTLGDGIFSFCGLEVIDHLHFGNVVLASRTEYEQMFAAADAFAKKISKSVGRRETND
- the scpA gene encoding methylmalonyl-CoA mutase encodes the protein MSRPDFSQIVYKEPSEMEDVAKWRVQAEEVTGKPVDDLLFKTLEQIDVKPLYTKEDTEGMKHLDYVAGIPPFFRGPYPAMYKARPWTVRQYAGFSTAEESNAFYRRNLAAGQKGLSIAFDLATHRGYDSDHPRVVGDVGKAGVAVDSILDMKILFDGIPLDQMSVSMTMNGAVLPIMAFYIVAAEEQGVKKEQLAGTIQNDILKEYMVRNTYIYPPEASMKAIADIFEYTSKHMPKFNSISISGYHMQEAGATADIELGYTLADGLEYVKTGLKAGIDIDAFAPRLSFFWAIGMNYYMEVAKMRAGRLIWAKLMKQFNPKNEKSLALRTHSQTSGWSLMEQDPYNNVVRTCVEAMAAALGHTQSLHTNALDEAIALPTDFSARIARNTQLYLQDESGITNVLDPWGGSYYVESLTAELVKKAWAHIEEIEELGGMAKAIETGLPKMRIEEAAARRQAHIDSGKEAVIGVNKYRLEKEDPLEILDIDNTAVREAQLRRLETLRAERDQAKVDATLNAITKAAETGEGNLLELAVEAARARASLGEISDAYEKVVGRHKAVIRSISGVYSSEFGEEEEVKVVREMADEFAVNEGRRPRIMVAKMGQDGHDRGAKVISTAFADMGFDVDIGPLFQTPEEAALQAVENDVHVLGMSSLAAGHKTLLPQVVEELKKLGREDIIVVIGGVIPAQDYDYLQENGAAAIFGPGTVIPVAAQKVLEEVNRRLGYEDDGNE
- a CDS encoding bacterial transcriptional activator domain-containing protein, whose protein sequence is MQHANEHAPMLFNERTFKDLIDEGLEERNRDRAKQKLIQALSILDLAHVPPVTSTHTEDRTQLYLQASEKLAQLFVAEEQFDKAIEVCETILVVDEKWEEAYRLLMYSYYRKNKLSKAFNLYEDCCMRLKKHLNRKPRVATTQMVQMMKEAMTIARQ
- a CDS encoding TatD family hydrolase, with amino-acid sequence MIDAHLHLDKYPHDQLELMIDHWQDAGITQVVAVSTDLASSYRTLRLKQEFPNFIIAAIGYHPEQQPPTDHELNEIFSLLNNERDLIDAIGEIGLPHYSIAELNEREWQKHLNVFSEFLQQAKQQQLPVAIHAVHDKAKRALAVLQHHKIKAAHFHWLKADADTLTKMIEAGYFISVTPEVVYRERDQQLASRVPLDQLLIETDGPWRFNGPFEGKATTPLFLWDVIHKLAEVKELSVSEVQLQLTANTIHFYRKEA
- the meaB gene encoding methylmalonyl Co-A mutase-associated GTPase MeaB, with protein sequence MTAMNKKDRPEWTPKQPNQAFTTNYLDGIEGGHDGMSREKESNKETRPARSIPRRRKLTVDDYVNGVLEGNRAIIAQAITLVESNSQAHMEIAQEVLQQLMPHTGNSVRIGFTGVPGAGKSTLIESFGSMLCERGHKVAVLAVDPSSSVSRGSILGDKTRMEQLSRNKNAFVRPSPSSGTLGGVARKSRETLLICEAAGFDVIIVETVGVGQSEITVRSMVDFFLVLMLTGAGDELQGMKKGVMEIADAIFINKADGQNKQAALNAKVEYNRLLHYLQPATEGWETKAYTVSALTGEGVPTIWDVVHEYKEITVKNGLFEERRRKQTLDWMKTLIEDQLMSRFYQHPEVVKSMPMVEQNVIDGKASATLAVRQLLDLYDR